A single window of Ananas comosus cultivar F153 linkage group 17, ASM154086v1, whole genome shotgun sequence DNA harbors:
- the LOC109722656 gene encoding squamosa promoter-binding-like protein 16, which translates to MDWDAKLSPWDLSEFDQASDATMGSMVGGSGGGGKNCSVDLKLGGLGDFAPAAPEKWREQSAKAPPSAAPSKRARGPGGSSQAAASCLVDGCNSDLSSCRDYHRRHKVCEVHSKTPIVLVGGQEQRFCQQCSRFHLLAEFDEVKRSCRKRLDGHNRRRRKPQPEPISPGILFSNQHQATQFSNYPPIFTAAATEPSWASIMKAEENDAIPLYPHPHHPPLQLVDRTQTIPASFSSAFKEQKRFPFLQEKDDTALPVRPALKPVPHGLAQVLDSSDCALSLLSSPPTAQNSSITNAIPMGQSMVSAVHYGGSGDFSASGFSCDENAGSVVLVPDAGGSELQHHCQAMFHGGGGGRGGQGSSDGNSQALPFMWQ; encoded by the exons ATGGATTGGGACGCAAAATTGTCTCCCTGGGACCTGTCAGAATTCGATCAGGCCTCTGACGCGACCATGGGCTCCATggtcggcggcagcggcggcggcggcaagaACTGCTCGGTCGATCTCAAACTCGGAGGGTTGGGGGATTTCGCTCCGGCGGCGCCGGAGAAGTGGCGGGAACAGTCTGCCAAGGCCCCGCCCTCCGCCGCGCCCTCGAAGCGCGCGCGCGGGCCCGGCGGCTCCTCGCAGGCCGCCGCCTCCTGCCTCGTCGACGGCTGCAATTCCGACCTCAGCAGCTGCCGGGACTACCACCGCCGGCACAAGGTCTGCGAAGTCCACTCCAAGACCCCCATCGTCCTGGTCGGCGGCCAGGAGCAGAGATTTTGCCAGCAGTGCAGCAG GTTTCACTTGCTAGCGGAGTTTGATGAGGTGAAAAGAAGCTGTAGGAAACGGCTAGATGGGCACAACCGACGCCGAAGGAAGCCTCAGCCGGAGCCCATTAGTCCCGGGATTTTGTTCTCTAATCAGCACCAAG CGACGCAGTTTTCGAACTATCCGCCAATATTTACGGCTGCAGCGACAGAGCCAAGCTGGGCCAGCATCATGAAAGCCGAGGAGAATGACGCGATTCCCCTCTACCCGCATCCCCACCACCCGCCGCTCCAGCTCGTCGACAGGACGCAGACGATCCCGGCGTCCTTCTCCAGCGCTTTCAAGGAGCAGAAGCGCTTCCCCTTCTTGCAGGAAAAAGACGATACCGCCCTCCCCGTCAGACCTGCGCTGAAACCCGTCCCGCACGGACTAGCCCAAGTTCTGGACTCCTCTGATtgtgctctctctcttctgtCATCGCCTCCCACGGCTCAGAACTCGAGCATCACCAACGCGATCCCGATGGGTCAGTCGATGGTCTCGGCCGTGCATTACGGGGGTTCGGGCGACTTCTCAGCGTCTGGGTTTTCTTGTGATGAGAATGCGGGGAGTGTTGTTCTTGTTCCTGACGCCGGTGGCAGCGAGCTTCAGCATCATTGTCAGGCTATGTttcatggcggcggcggcggcagagggGGGCAAGGGTCCTCAGATGGTAACTCTCAAGCTCTTCCCTTCATGTGGCAGTGA